The following is a genomic window from Triplophysa dalaica isolate WHDGS20190420 chromosome 22, ASM1584641v1, whole genome shotgun sequence.
ACTGACAAAAAAGCAAATTCAAAAATAAGATTTTCCCCCTTCACGTACCCCGCTAATGGCAGGGGAGCGAAGGAGATCGAATCAGCAAGAGGGAGAATACGAATTTGAGATGATGGCAGAGGGTCTATGTGTCTTTGGCTTTTAGACAGTGACTCCATCCGTGGACTGGAAGAGAGTTTTCTCCTCTCCACTAATAACCGGGTCATCGCAACAGCATGGCTGTGGCCCGTCTGGCTGTCCTGCATCAACTCTTCACACAGCACACTTTAGGCTTCGAGATCTACTTTTTCTTCCCTTCTAATCTCACTCCTTTCTTCCTTTCGCCTCTCCTTTTATAATGGCATCTGCTGCTGTTGTATTTTATTCCAAAGTATTATATTTTCTCTTATCCAGAGTATAAAGACAGCAGTAGCAAACAATTAGATCTATACTGCTTACATTGCCAGGCCTGCATTTTAATTTGCTGGTTAGCCCAGACTTGATATGTTGCCTTTTTTCTGCTGTACACCAgtgtggtggtggtggtgatgCACTTTGAGCCAGCGGTACACTCTGCTCCTACCATCACATTGTGCCCACATTGAGGCATTTCATCCTCTCAAATGGACCATGTAGTAACTGGACCCATCCCCCTGTGCTCCACTGCTTCCTTCGCGAAGACCGAGAACCAGTTCTCCTCTCTCTTGTTTTCCTCAGCCCCAGGAGATGCAAATTCTCAAAATAAACTATATATGAGTGCCTGATTTTTGCAGTTTGTGAAATATGACCGCACAGTGTACCAGCATCTGGACCGTAACTTCAGCCTCCTGCTGTTTCACATACAGTCTTAGCTTGAGCTCCCAGCACTCATCGGTATATGATGGCAGAACACATGCATGGGAATGCCTTGTCGGATCGATCACGGGGTGGGGATGGGGGTTACTGTGTTAACtgtgatgtgtgagtgagtaTATGTGAGTTTAATTCCCCTTTAAAAGACATATTCCTGGGCCCCAAAGCTCTAGTTTCTTTCCTTCGGCCCAAAGTATGTTTTAAGAACAGATTGGTTTTAGAAAAGACAGCTGTGTCAATGGACCATTATTGATTGTGGCATGGTTTGGTGTTTTGGCACCTACTAAAACAAGTCGTCATAATAAtgtaagagtaattaaaacacaaagacccacgatattttaaatatgttgtatattttctttgatcCATCACTATTTTGTATAAATCATTTGTTACATCTGGATCACGGACATTAAATGTTCTCATTGTTTGCAAAATGCACTTGCATCTTGTTCATTTACGAAgtataatctgtttttttttgctcaatttaTTGGGCTCAAAATTCATTATGATTAAATTTGAGTTAACGTTAGTAGTAAATTACGGAGAGAATTGTATCAAAATGTTAGTAATTTTTGTAATGCAGTTAggatttcttttgcttttattcaTCTTGACACGCAGTGTGTTGTGACGTGATTAGACATACGtcatacaataataatattgttgATAGATAAGTTTGTCTacgttaaacaaatatttgccTGTTGGCTGGAATTGCGGTCACCTGCCACTTTTATCAGCCGTTCTCAGCGAAAATGTGAATCATTGGGGATAACCCTATTCTTTACCCTAGCACCAGACACGGAGCCAATTGCCATCCGTCTCACAAAATGGACAAAACCTTTTTGTCATTCGGCGACCAACCACAAATGTTTCACACATTATATCCCAACGATTATGACGTAGTGTAGCTGTCCCCGCTTTGTACCTTAGCAGCAGAAATGAGCCAATCACAACGCGGACAACGCCCATTTGGTCACGTTTGGTTACTTAACAGCCAATCGGAAATTTCGGCTCGAGCATTCTTTCCCCGCCTACGTTTGTGACGCGCTTGTGTCGCAGGGCGGGGTTTCCATTTTCACTGCGAGTTTCGGGGAACAAACATGGAGCCGGAGATGGAGGACAAAACCATAGAGCTGATGGTGAGTGCTCGAATATACGTTGAAAAGTCTTTTTCTGTCCGTCCTTAATACTTTAGAGTTTACGCATCGATATGGCCGTTTATCATGGAGGTTCTTGAGAATATAACCGGCTCGTAAAGTGGTTAAGGATCGATTGAGTTAGAGGGGGGAAGGAGGGGCGAGGAaggagcgagcgagcgagagagagaaatggcTGGCTCGACTGACAGGGAGGGCCCTACTCTGGATCGCTGGCAATTTGGCTCCTTTTGTCGTGTTCTTGTCCTCACTCTTATGTCTTTCCGTCGCTGCGATGCTAGTAAGAGAGGGGAGTAATTGTTCTTCTTAAGGTTTGATGATGATTTATGAAATAGTTGCGGAGACCGAGAGAAACACCGCCGCGACATCGTGGTGAGTCGGAGTCTCATCGACTTTAGCCGATGACTTGAGCTTTACTGCGGCGACTCTGCGCCACAAAGTCCTGCTTAAAATTCGAAAATAGGGTCATTTCTTATTTGGTATGCGGGATTTTAGCAGTgttatttatgctttaaaataatttatttttatgtaaaaaggCTCATCACAGGGCATATTTTAGCTGGGGTTTAAAGCTGCGTAATAGGAAGTAACCGCTCGCGCTGTCAATTTCAGGCGACGTTCTCGAGCCAAATAGggtgaaatgacaataaaagtTGTTACCTATTACGAGAACAGTGAACAGACACATGTCCAGTTTTGTTTTAGTGACCAAGTACTTTTGCTTTAACATTACAGACGTTCGTGGTTCATGTGGAATCAGAAATTCCACCGAGCAGCTAGGTGGCTAACCACACCAAATCATTAGCTCACATACAAACCAGCAGTCATAGTTTTTAGTAAAAGCGCAGATTTTTGTTTCTGAGGGTTAGCTGTGTGTACCAGACACCAATGAACAATATGAAGAACGatatgaaacaaataaaacttgaGAAACCAAATAAAAAGCCTGAGAAACAGTTTGTTCCCCTTAGTGGTAAAACATGCATCATTAAATAGGTTGTATCTGTTTTATTATGACAGTATTTAGTACTTACAAGATAACCTTTGACAAATGAATATGATATAATTTGTTTAGGTTTTGTGATGTAATATTGGATATTTTAAGCCAAGTTCATGCCTGAGAAACAGTTTGTTCCCCTTAGTGGTAAAACATGCATCATTAAGTCAGTTTTATTATGTCAGTATTTAATACTTATACGATAACCTTTGACAAATGAAtatgatataatttattttaggTTTTTGTGATGTAATATGGGATATTTTAAGGCAAGTTCATTGATGTTCAGTGTATAttaaattactaaaataatGTCTAAATGAATATGCATTGGAATCAATATCTGTGGTATTCAATACAATAACGCAGAATCAGTTTTGCGGAGTGGATTTGCTTCTTGTTGCCATGGTTACGGTGAATATTGTATGAGCGAGTAGTCTTTATTTTGTCCACTTATAATGTGAAGCTTGAGGTTGATGGAAACATATATGCTGTTTTTTGGTCAAACATGccatttgcttttgtgtttagACTGCAGAATACTAGCATTCTAGTAATGAATAATACACTTCCCTCTGGTTGACACCTACAAATGACCACAAAAAAACCCGTATGGTCATACCTGGAGTCAGTATGTGTTCTTTTTTAGCTGTGACATCAGCTTTATAAGTTTGTGAAGAGCTTGGGTGATATTCATAGTGAGAATGGTGTTTATGAATTAAAGAAGGTGCTGTTTCGGTGGATATTACAAGCGGTGATATGGATGGCATCATCGTTGAGGATGTAAGCATATCATTGTCATGGCCTTGGCCAGGGGACAGCTGTTGTCATGATACCAAAACGCCTACACGCCCTGCCCGATCCCCATCTATACCACACACTGATGGAGAATCTGTCTGTTTACCACACGCAGATTTTAGGCTGTTGGTCAGTTTTTGTCTTTCAGTAAACAGTGCTTCATGGTCACGAACGTATGCGAGCAGGGATTTAATCACTTTTGTAATGTTTCAGTGAATATGACTCGGTccatttgatatttttcttcagtttgattaaagcaaacaaacatgtttttcatttctgaggacatttaaagaaatagctgtgttttttcttcttctacagaacacctCTGTCATGGACTCGCAGACTGCAGACCGCTCCTCAAAGATCACCGCAGTGTTTAAGGTGAGCTGGATGATCTGTACCTCGGTCATGCGTGGCCATGTCTGCTAAATAATAAACGCATAAAACAATAGCAGTCTTCTCTGGCCTCTCCCCGGTCTGTGGTGAAAAACGGTTGACATTGGAGCTTGATGTATATAGTCTGTGGCCTAATCTGGGCTCAAGAAAGCGTTGTGTCTTTATTATATTGGTTTCAggattaaagtgtttatttgcatttttaagaaTGCAGAAGTGTTTGGAGACTTTTCCTTTTTAACGCTCGATAAAACCTTCCATATAACCTTTCGTATTTTACTGTAACATTTTGAGTTGTGGCTCAAGTGCTTAAATGCTTTTAGAGGCCACTCTATGTTGGTCCTTAGTCGAGTTGTTTGTGGATGAAAAAGAGTATTTGTCTCTCTGTATCAACTTTCTGGATGCCAAAAACTGCATGTTGAGCACCTGCCGTGATGTACTTCaccaaacaaaacatgcttGCCAACaaatactgtttttattctCACTGCCTCAGTCCTTTCCAAGACAGATGGACAGTTTTTGTCTCACCAGTTCtaacatttctatttatttctttttcttatGCGATCCTCCCAGTCTACCTATCTCTGTCCTCAGGTGAATGGACCGCTGACGGGCTCCAGGAAGCGGCCGTCGGAGGGAAACTACGAGAAGGAGAAGGACGTGTGCATTCAGCTCTTTGATCAGTGGTCTGAAGCGGACCAGGTGGAGTTTGTGGAACATCTGATCTCACGCATGTGCCATTACCAACACGGCCACATAAACTCCTACCTCAAACCCATGCTCCAAAGGGATTTCATCACGGCACTGCCAGGTAACAAATGCAGTCcttattaaaaaagtatatttttgctttaaggTAGATTTAGATCAAATTGTTGTGTTTACGATCGAAATAAGACTGAAgttgaatgtttttgtaaataaacctttgTAGTACTTTTTAACTGATTCTTCAAATAGCCGTAGAAGCCAGAACAagctttccttttctttttagGTATATTAAACTTTTATAATTGAAATTCCTGCTCCTATTGTACTTGTTTCATCTGTTCCTTTTATTtggaacaaaaaaacatatttctttgtAATATTGAAATGTTAAGCTTTTCGGCTTCCATCATAAATCCTCTCATATCCCTCTTCCCTTCAATAACCGGTTTGGTTTCTAATACGTAACAGCCACTTCATAATCCATTCACTTCCTGATGGATAAGATGTTTTAACCCATGTTTTCTCATTCAGTATGTTTAGACTTGGAAATACTTCTGGCTACGAAAGTAAAATGGCCTGACAGTGTTTCACATTTGCTCTTTTTATGTTTCAGCTCAGGGTCTGGATCATATAGCAGAGAATATCTTGTCCTTTCTGGACGCGCGCTCGCTGTGTTCGGCCGAGCTGGTGTGCAAAGAATGGCAACGTGTGATTTCTGAGGGATGTTGTGGAAGAAGCTGATCGAGCGAATGGTTCGGACAGACCCGCTGTGGAAGGGCCTTTCAGAGAGACACCAGTGGTGAGTCACAGTGTTGATATCATTGTTTACAACCCCGAAACCCCTTCATTTATACATGGAGTTTAACAGCAACCTCCCCATTATCCCTGCACTGTGTTATTCTACAGCAGACGGATGGTGTAAACCTCTAATCTGTCTGCACAGTTGGCCTTCAGTTGTGactttatgaaataaatatataaatactgaTTAAATGTTTGTCAGTTAATCTGAGATATTTATCTGCTTCCTTCACAGGGAAAAATACCTGTTCAAGAATCGCACGACAGAAGTTCCTCCGAACTCATACTATCACTCTCTTTATCCGAAAATCATTCAGGACATTGAGGTGAGCAAAGCAACAGTCATTTTATTGTCTGGGCGTTAAAGGAATAGCTTGATTGGCGATATCTATAACGGCCgatcaaatgacacaaaacatgTAGACCGTAGGTTTTTGCAGTTGCagctcagtcactcactcagcTTTCAGTTGCCAGTCATTCCTTTTTGTTGGATTCTGAAGTAAACTGATACACGTACACACTGTAGATAAATTCTGTTTACCAGAGTGATAACTGCATTCTTTGTTCGAATTAACCACTGAAAAATGCAGATCAGGACAAcaccatttaaaaaactacatgCTGTGTGTACGGAACCGAACTCAATAACTATATGTTGATGACATATTTAAACGCCCatcagagatgtgttttcatctGTATGTGAGGTTCTATAAAACGGCAGTGAAAGAAGTCTGCTTTCATAGATTTGACACACGGCTAATGTTAGCCGCTCTCACGAGCCCTTCACTAAACTGACAGTGTTCCCAGATCTTcatagaaaaaaatcaaaaacaaagacaagcccaaaataaaccttaaaaatacaaataatggaTATTTAATAAGACCTCGATATCTCTTATGTCTGCAACTTACCATTTTTTACAGCTTAAGTGTAGGGTTTTGTaggtgtttgttttattctgttgtttttcataaatattaatatttacaagtTGTCAATTTAATATTCCTTTTCATCTCTTAGTTCCTTTGGTAATATACACGGTTCtttgaaattgttaaataaataattctacATGATAAAAAAAGGCTTCATATAGATCCTGTAATCGTTGATTGTATCAGCCGATACTGGTTCTAACGATCGGTAATCAGTGATCATCAGTCagttattcaccctcatgtcaatcaaaacctgtttatgactcttcTTGTTTGGAACATGTAAGGTGATATTTTGAGGGATGTCTTTGAAGTTTTTGTggccatgcaatggaagtcaatggggtccaaggtTATTTTAATCATTCCTTAAAAGGGCCATGTTGGATGGCATACCCGAAcattattgtgtgtatttggtGTAACAGTGTGTTCATGCAGTTAACGgtttaaataacacattcaTTTCACATACCACACATAACTGTTGCTTCTCTGTGTCCCGCCTTTCTGAAACGCCtcgatttttaacaaagctcattgtTGTGAAATGTGctctgtgctatgattggccagctaTCCACTGCGTTGTGATTGGCCGAATACCTCAAGTATGTGGTGGAAATGAAATGTCCCTTACCATATTCAGAACGTATGCATATTGACAGCCGGTGTCACCGGTACCGTGTGAGTTGAAGCCTGAATATGATCCAGAAAATGCATTTGATCAAGCAGATTAATCAACAATGCCAGCGCGATTTTGCTCGCAGAGCGTGACAGATCCGTAcgattttatttttgaaaactaTTAGGTTTCACTTCTTAGCTAACTTCTTGAGCTGCCTTTGAACATTGCAGATTGTTGGAATAGACACGCCTTCTATCTTTGCGTACACATTTTGAGCGGTGTTCTTCAAAGCTTctcacaaactgacgtagaaaTTGTGGGCGTGTTTAAACAAGTCGATTTAGGCAGGTTTGGATGAGCCTccgcttttaaataaaacatctctttTGGTTTGAGACTTTAATTATTAgaattgtatgggtcaaatatGTGCATGAACAACTTGTAACACAAATGATACAGGAGAATACAAAATCGCATCATATGACTCGTTTAAATGTggagtgtatgaaatttagcggcatctagctgtTTGGTTGTGATTTGCAACTaatggctcactccaaccctccctttcgaagcacacggggacggacacaggagtaagatgtcgtcatgttttcacttctttgccgcagcagataacgtatttacaaaatgcgctctgtagaacATCTGTTGATGTTTTATAGTGATAATGTCCAAATTTGGCACATCAAGAATGTATTTCTAGACACTGCATACGAAAGCAGCATGTTTGCGTTGCTCTCAGCACATGCAGAAAGAGCGTCTATATCACAATGCCAAAGTCTGTTTAACGAAAGTCATGCCACTCGGTCGCCTTTCGGACAGCTATTTACGTCATTACAAGATCGCCTCCAAACAGCTATTTAGCATTGCATTTCTTCCAATTTATTGCAATGGCAGTGACACACCTTGGTAATATTAATTTTGGCCTTTCCCATTGAGCGCCCATTTACTTTGATTACATCAATCACAAGTTTtgcattactttattttaaatactcaGATGCGCAAACAATTTCAAGAACCTTATTTTACTGGCATGTTGATGAATAGTAAACCAAAAACTGCTGTGAGGTGCCAgtgtaaatctttacatttagtcaATACACCAGGAATTTGTAAAagttgatttttgtttaaagataataaaatcttttaaaaattataagtagaataaagagaatttcattaaaatagttttttttccgCTTACGTTTTTAATGTTCCTGTCACATAAgcataaaacaatgacaaaacactttaatgtgcaGAATCCAACCGAACGGAAAACCGTGGGCGATAAACCGAGGCTCGCATTGAACCGTGGTAgagctgtattgttgcatcccttataaaaacaacatggcaaattccatctAAAGGGAACCAcagcggtgtatgtagatatagAAATAGACCTCAGATAttagatattaaaaatataacgcttcattatgcaaTGACTTTATTATACACTTCTGAGGAAGACAtcgttttgtatattatatagcatttctgtcaatagagccATTGGACCTCAATGTCATCATTTGGCTTATTAGTAGAaaggcatacaggtttgaattgacatgaGGGtcttttgggtgaattgtccctttaaactcgatcataaaatacttttaacacTGCGATTCCTTTTAGGTGTTGTCTATTCGTGCCATGAGGCAATGATTGCAAAGCAAAGAAGAATGAACTGTTTCTTTGTCTACTTAAGCATGAAGGATCAATGATTATACCTTGAggtagggctgcacgatttgaagaaaaaatagaATTGCGATTTTTCTGACCAAAATTGCGATTTGCGATTTAAAATGCGATTgactactatttaaaaaaagagctaGGTTTGTCGTGTTGGTTTTAAAAGCATGCATCAAAGAAAGACCAAGCATaatcacaaacacataaacactgtgaccatttttttaaataaagttgtcatgcaaaaatgtcatgaaaaatTAAGAGAATACCAACAGTATCTTAAATAAGTTAAATCAATGCAGAAGGAATGTTTTCTCCCGTATGGTCAATGGGAAAGTACAACGTTTGTAAACAACGACTCTTCAATTCAAAATCTTCACATATGAAAAGGACATTGACACTTTGATAGGGTTCAGTCGTCCTGCTGGACCACATGTCAGTTGTCGTCGTGTAATATTCCACTTCTTTTAGCTCAGCTTCAACCTTCTTTCTGCACGTATTGTAAATTTTTTCGATAGCTTGAGTAAAAAACATACAGGAGGGAATGTGATATCTTTTATCGAGCGTTAGGATAAGATAGTTAGGATAAGAAGACTGGACAGTGTCTTTGCACTacgtcatgtgtgtgtgcgccagCCTGGAGACTCGCGCAGTTTGGTGATAGACTGTGTCGCTGGCAACATACGATCGGCTTCGAATCTGCAAGACGTGAGACTGACCAACTGGTCACCGGTCACCGGTCATGGCAGATCATGCAAAAAAACGGCCGATTCAATCGGTGCACCTCTAGTTGTGTTGCCTCGCGAGGTCGACACAGACTTTTGGCATGTTTTACAAAGCACTTGCTTTTTGAAGAACATCAGAAGctcataattcaaaataatatcaaacatAAGCTGTGCTTTTTCTTTTAGGTACCAAGTCgtctgctgctgcaggactTTAAGCTTTAGCAACCTTAACGTTACTTTGTTGCGAATTTGAACTGCTGCTCCTGCTCGCCTTCATCTTTTCCAAATGACATTCTTTGCTAATTCAATAGCAGGTGCAGTGTTAAAATGCAGAATCTACGTAGgtgcattttaatatatttaaagccCTTAATCGTAAAAATAATCTCAGCTTTTGCGATTTGAACATCGCACCCCTTCAAATTGCGATTTCGATTTagaaacgattaatcgtgcaggcCTACCTTGAGGCAGGGCTCATGCCATCCAGCTCCATTTCCCATAGCTGCCCTATTAGTAATCGTAGCATTTTTGTTAATGTCAATACTTAAACATGATCACTTTTGCATTCCTCTTTAATGAAAAGATCGAGTGAATTCATTACACCTCAATTGATGCCTTTTATTAAATGGGTCACGTAAGATGAACCAAAGTTTTGATTTGAGCCTCTTCATTGCTGTTATCAGACCATTGAGGCGAACTGGAGGTGCGGCCGACACAACCTGCAGAGGATCCAATGCCGGTCGGAAAACAGCAAAGGCGTATACTGCTTGCAGTACGACGACGAGAAGATCATCAGCGGCCTGCGGGATAACTCCATCAAGGTGCGTTTGTGCTATTCTCCTGAATCTGGTGCGGGTTTGGTGACTCAGTTTAGATTGTCACCAGTGGAATCCACAAAATCTGATTTTACCCCACATGTGTGACTTTGTTCCATTCTGTTAAAATGGTTGACCACACGTGACGTTAAAGGCGAGTATTTGTACAGAATTGCAGTCTTGGAGAGAATTTCTGTGGCTGTTGTAATGGAGAAATATGAGATTTGCAGATTGAAGGTTCAGAAtcgtcatttttttttttggatgaagAGGTGCTTTTAATACTTGGTAAACAGAAACACCCACACACTACGAGTTCTTCCTTTCAAGAATTGAAATCATTTCATGCGATGTAGCTGGTTTGTACTTGTGTTCAAAGCGCTGTTGTGACCTTGCGGTATACGTTTCCAGCATGAGTCTCTTTTGATGAGCAGTTATGCGGCTCTTAGTGACCTTATTAGTATTGCTTAGTATTATTATTGCTCATACTTTGGTTAAAAGGTCGtaggttattaataaaacaaattcgATATCCATATAACCGCGCTGTTGTCAttaaagaatgtttatattGAGCTCATGAATGTTTTTAGTCCTGTTGTAAAAGTCTCTTTTCTTCACATTTAGATATGGGATAAACAGACTCTAGAGTGCTTGAAGATCCTGACGGGGCACACGGGATCAGTGCTGTGTCTGCAGTACGATGAGAGAGTCATTGTTACCGGTTCCTCTGATTCCACTGTCAGGTCCGATTTCTATCACATATTGGCTCTCTATAGGTTCTCTGTTCACTTCCATATTTTCAAGCCCTCCTTCTGATGATATCAAGTCTGACTCTTCTCTCTGTTTCTTGTATGCAGAGTGTGGGATGTTAACTCGGGGGAGGTTCTGAACACTCTGATCCATCACAACGAGGCCGTACTACACCTTCGGTTCTGTAACGGGCTGATGGTGACCTGCTCGAAGGATCGATCGATCGCTGTGTGGGACATGGCTTCTCCCACAGACATCAGCCTACGTCGCGTTCTCGTCGGCCACCGAGCCGCCGTCAACGTTGTCGACTTTGACGACAAGTACATTGTATCTGCTTCAGGGGATCGGACCATAAAGGTCAGCACTCAGATCTTGACGATGTTTTCAGTTGTCAACTGTCAATCAAACCATATATCGGTggtctttgaagtgttaaggtgGG
Proteins encoded in this region:
- the fbxw11b gene encoding LOW QUALITY PROTEIN: F-box and WD repeat domain-containing 11-B (The sequence of the model RefSeq protein was modified relative to this genomic sequence to represent the inferred CDS: inserted 1 base in 1 codon), with the translated sequence MEPEMEDKTIELMNTSVMDSQTADRSSKITAVFKVNGPLTGSRKRPSEGNYEKEKDVCIQLFDQWSEADQVEFVEHLISRMCHYQHGHINSYLKPMLQRDFITALPAQGLDHIAENILSFLDARSLCSAELVCKEWQRVISXGMLWKKLIERMVRTDPLWKGLSERHQWEKYLFKNRTTEVPPNSYYHSLYPKIIQDIETIEANWRCGRHNLQRIQCRSENSKGVYCLQYDDEKIISGLRDNSIKIWDKQTLECLKILTGHTGSVLCLQYDERVIVTGSSDSTVRVWDVNSGEVLNTLIHHNEAVLHLRFCNGLMVTCSKDRSIAVWDMASPTDISLRRVLVGHRAAVNVVDFDDKYIVSASGDRTIKVWSTSTCEFVRTLNGHKRGIACLQYRDRLVVSGSSDNTIRLWDIECGACLRVLEGHEELVRCIRFDNKRIVSGAYDGKIKVWDLQAALDPRAPASTLCLRTLVEHSGRVFRLQFDEFQIISSSHDDTILIWDFLNVSTNGQTEGRSPSRTYTYISR